In Miscanthus floridulus cultivar M001 chromosome 5, ASM1932011v1, whole genome shotgun sequence, one genomic interval encodes:
- the LOC136453539 gene encoding Bowman-Birk type trypsin inhibitor-like: MRPQVLLVALVVFAVLVALPLGKAHEEEEGVDASRWPCCDDCGICTRSQPPTCECRDTSTSGCNLECKSCVRSISDGLYECKDRIVNFCKRCTCSELLFSHEMIFFSHNISA, encoded by the exons ATGAGGCCCCAGGTGCTGCTCGTCGCACTGGTTGTCTTCGCCGTCCTCGTAGCTCTGCCACTAGGCAAAG CGCACGAGGAGGAGGAAGGGGTTGACGCGAGCCGGTGGCCGTGCTGCGACGACTGCGGCATTTGCACCAGGTCGCAGCCGCCGACATGTGAGTGCAGGGACACGTCGACGAGCGGCTGCAACCTGGAGTGCAAGTCGTGCGTCAGGTCCATTAGCGACGGCCTTTACGAGTGCAAGGACAGGATTGTCAACTTCTGCAAGCGCTGCACATGttcagaactacttttcagtcatgaaatgatatttttctctcacaacatttcagcataa
- the LOC136450731 gene encoding NADPH-dependent aldo-keto reductase, chloroplastic-like gives MGPRFRHLWLVFSWHARSLGHRCAVAQTVSFPRYPLSSTTLSPPYRRSRRDRDSDGRGERRAGGEKWRKKMATYFTLNTGARIPSVGLGTYKAGPGVVADAITAAVKAGYRHIDCAPLYKNEKEIGVALNKLFDDGVVKRQDLFITSKIWCSDLAPEDVPLAIDSTLNDLQLDYLDLYLIHWPFQIKKGSELSPENFVQLDMPKTWQAMEKLYGSGKARAVGVSNFSTKKLADLLAVARVPPAVDQVECHPGWQQAKLRAFCRSNGVHFCAYAPLGRMKAVASNPVVASIAERLGKTPAQIALRWGIQQGQSVLPKSANESRLKENIDLFGWSIPEELCAKFSEIEQIKQIRNDAFVHPKSIYKTIDELWDGEI, from the exons ATGGGGCCGCGGTTTCGGCATCTTTGGCTCGTTTTTTCTTGGCACGCGCGCTCGCTGGGACACCGTTGCGCCGTTGCCCAAACCGTATCCTTTCCTCGGTATCCACTGTCCAGCACGACTCTCTCACCACCATACCGTCGCTCTCGACGAGACCGAGACAGCGACGGAAGAGGAGAGCGGCGGGCGGGCGGAGAGAagtggaggaagaagatggccacctattTCACGCTCAACACCGGGGCTCGCATCCCCTCGGTAGGGCTCGGCACCTACAAGGCTGGCCCCGGCGTCGTCGCCGACGCGATCACCGCCGCCGTCAAG GCCGGGTACCGGCACATCGACTGCGCGCCGCTATACAAGAACGAGAAGGAG ATTGGTGTTGCTCTGAACAAGCTCTTTGATGACGGCGTTGTCAAGCGACAAGACCTTTTCATCACTTCAAAGATATG GTGCAGCGATCTCGCACCTGAGGACGTTCCGTTGGCAATCGACAGCACTCTGAATGATCTGCAGCTGGATTATCTTGACCTGTACCTG ATTCATTGGCCCTTTCAGATCAAGAAAGGCAGCGAACTCAGTCCAGAAAACTTTGTCCAGCTTGATATGCCCAAGACCTGGCAGGCAATGGAGAAGCTGTACGGTTCAGGCAAAGCTCGCGCAGTAGGTGTCAGCAATTTTTCGACCAAGAAGCTCGCCGATTTGCTTGCCGTAGCCCGTGTTCCTCCAGCTGTTGATCAGGTGGAGTGCCACCCCGGCTGGCAACAGGCGAAACTCAGAGCGTTCTGCCGCTCCAATGGAGTTCATTTCTGT GCATACGCGCCGCTAGGCAGGATGAAAGCCGTTGCGAGTAACCCGGTGGTTGCATCCATAGCCGAGAGATTGGGGAAAACGCCGGCACAGATTGCTCTGCGATGGGGTATCCAGCAGGGTCAGAGCGTGCTTCCCAAAAGTGCCAATGAGTCAAggttgaaggagaacattgaccTGTTTGGTTGGTCCATTCCTGAAGAGCTGTGTGCCAAGTTTTCTGAAATTGAACAG ATTAAGCAAATCAGAAATGATGCATTTGTGCACCCTAAGAGTATTTACAAAACAATTGACGAACTCTGGGATGGTGAGATCTAA
- the LOC136453540 gene encoding PRA1 family protein A1-like translates to MDWSSVTAEDLVDALREVDWSTPPRPVSEFFSRFTAPRSYSKWTSRLKCNLYYYRTNYFILVVFLLGMGFLRKPVAILAALATCLSIAFLNDSFAVTFNEKITRSVRQFSPHLAAKMRPPITHVIRGRPSKRRSIHICGRPRWIFVLLFSAVSCVLWLTSCSLLTVLWALLIGLLATLLHASFRTPNLKARLNTFREEFRAVWRNYSEL, encoded by the exons atgGACTGGAGTTCTGTGACGGCAGAGGACCTCGTGGACGCGCTGCGAGAGGTGGACTGGTCAACACCGCCGCGCCCCGTCTCCGAATTCTTCTCCCGCTTCACCGCTCCCCGATCCTACTCCAAGTGGACCAGCCGCCTCAAGTGCAACCTCTACTA CTATCGGACGAACTACTTCATCTTGGTAGTATTCCTTCTTG GAATGGGCTTTCTTAGAAAGCCAGTTGCCATCCTTGCAGCTCTAGCAACTTGCCTCAGCATTGCGTTTCTGAATGACAG TTTTGCAGTTACTTTCAATGAGAAAATTACAAGGAGTGTCAGACAATTTTCACCACACTTAGCCGCAAAGATGAGGCCACCCATAAC GCATGTCATCCGAGGGCGACCAAGTAAAAGAAGATCCATTCATATATGTGGCCGACCTCGCTGGATCTTTGTCCTGTTGTTTTCTGCAG TTAGTTGTGTGCTCTGGTTGACCTCCTGCAGCCTCCTCACAGTTTTGTGGGCACTACTTATTGGTCTACTTG CAACCTTGCTACATGCCAGCTTCAGAACACCTAATCTGAAGGCACGTCTGAACACATTCAGGGAGGAATTTCGAGCAGTATGGCGGAACTACAGTGAGCTGTAA